The following are encoded together in the Mycolicibacterium arabiense genome:
- a CDS encoding SDR family oxidoreductase produces the protein MPRFAPLPERRPAIVAGASAGIGEATAIELASRGFPVALGARRVEKLEGIVGKINAEGGEAVGFHLDVTDPSSVKSFVAQAEDTLGEIEVMVAGAGDTYFGKLADISTDEFDSQLQIHLVGANRLATAVLPGMLERQRGDLIFVGSEVALRQRPHMGAYGAAKAALVAMVNNLQMELEGTGVRASIVHPGPTKTSMGWSLPADLIGPALEDWAKWGQARHDYFLRASDLARAITFVAETPRGGYIANMELQPEAPLTSAPKERQQLKLDEEKLS, from the coding sequence ATGCCCCGTTTCGCACCACTGCCCGAGCGCCGACCCGCCATCGTCGCCGGAGCGTCCGCCGGCATCGGTGAGGCGACCGCCATCGAACTCGCATCGCGCGGCTTCCCGGTCGCGCTCGGAGCGCGCCGCGTCGAGAAGCTCGAGGGCATCGTCGGCAAGATCAACGCCGAGGGCGGCGAGGCCGTCGGCTTCCACCTCGACGTCACCGACCCCAGCTCGGTGAAGTCGTTCGTCGCCCAAGCCGAGGACACGCTGGGTGAGATCGAGGTGATGGTCGCCGGCGCAGGCGACACCTACTTCGGCAAGCTCGCCGACATCAGCACCGACGAATTCGACTCGCAGCTGCAGATCCACCTCGTCGGCGCCAACCGCCTCGCCACCGCCGTGCTGCCCGGCATGCTCGAGCGACAGCGCGGCGACCTCATCTTCGTGGGATCCGAAGTCGCACTGCGTCAACGACCCCACATGGGCGCCTACGGTGCCGCAAAGGCAGCGCTGGTCGCCATGGTCAACAACCTGCAGATGGAACTCGAGGGCACCGGTGTGCGGGCGTCGATCGTGCATCCCGGGCCGACCAAGACGTCGATGGGCTGGAGCCTGCCCGCTGACCTGATCGGACCGGCACTGGAGGACTGGGCCAAGTGGGGCCAGGCCCGCCACGACTACTTCCTGCGCGCAAGCGATCTCGCACGCGCCATTACGTTCGTCGCGGAGACACCCCGCGGCGGTTACATCGCCAACATGGAGCTGCAGCCGGAGGCGCCGCTGACGAGCGCGCCCAAGGAGCGTCAGCAGCTCAAGCTAGACGAGGAGAAGCTCTCTTGA